One segment of Clostridium botulinum DNA contains the following:
- the rplI gene encoding 50S ribosomal protein L9: MKVILLQDVKKIGKKGEVIEASDGYARNFLFPRKLAQEATDSNMHILNNKKENERKKKLAEIEAAQKLAGELKGKEITIKTKIGESGKLFGAITSKDIASLIKTQYNVEIDKKKIVMDTIKLAGNYDIEVKLYPEVSTKMKVNILPQ; encoded by the coding sequence ATGAAAGTTATTTTATTACAAGATGTTAAAAAGATAGGTAAAAAGGGTGAAGTTATAGAAGCTTCAGATGGATATGCAAGAAACTTTTTATTTCCTAGGAAATTAGCTCAAGAAGCTACTGATTCAAATATGCATATTTTAAATAACAAAAAAGAGAATGAAAGAAAGAAAAAATTAGCTGAAATAGAAGCAGCACAAAAATTAGCTGGAGAACTAAAAGGAAAAGAAATAACAATAAAAACTAAGATAGGTGAAAGTGGAAAATTATTTGGTGCTATTACTAGTAAAGACATTGCTTCATTAATAAAAACTCAATATAATGTTGAAATAGATAAAAAGAAAATAGTAATGGATACAATAAAGTTAGCAGGAAATTATGATATAGAAGTTAAATTATATCCTGAAGTTAGCACAAAAATGAAAGTAAATATACTTCCACAATAA
- a CDS encoding DHH family phosphoesterase yields MNKVTTIRRLLKPIILILLSLILYYFNYSGIALIIFLVYLVDNFYQLNYYWKKDNDIDEFIEKLNNGIESNIFQFVHPLALIQRNGDIVWSNSIFTELKSNEESSNKNILSIARGINLGRILNDKETLHQRLKIKGKLYDTYATKINLEDNVELYLVYFNDVTEIIGYETTKESVMLIEVDNFTEALETTEESNRPLLVAEIERTINAYANNLKAMIKKYDTNKYVLSIQDNFIKKQIDEKFKILDEISKIDKGNKIEVTLSIGIGRGGISPAENAKYANTAKELALGRGGDQTVVKSNDEIKFFGGNTKEIEKRTRVRARVVAHALNELIFVSSNVYIIGHKNPDMDCFGAAMGLASVIKQLGKSCKIVLQNDTNAIEYYLDNLMKDPKYDDLFISTEKAKNDLDDDSLFIIVDVHNKSYVSDLELVMKAKRKVIIDHHRRSPDMIEGDILNYIEVYASSTSEMVTEIIQYMVEKPKLARIEAEGLLAGIFMDTKGFLFKTGVRTFEAASFLRKSGADTIEIKKIFSDDLENYLLIAETIKSAEVNDNIAIAICPKNVDTVIVAKAADELLNISGINVSFVLAQINNDIYISGRSAGDINVQIVLETLGGGGHMNIAGAKVSDAKIEDVVYDLKEAIKKYLKVGD; encoded by the coding sequence ATGAATAAAGTAACAACTATTAGGAGGTTACTTAAGCCGATTATATTAATTTTACTTTCATTAATTTTATATTATTTTAATTATTCGGGAATAGCATTGATAATTTTTCTGGTTTATTTAGTAGATAATTTTTATCAGCTAAATTATTATTGGAAAAAAGATAATGATATTGATGAATTTATAGAAAAACTTAATAACGGTATAGAAAGTAATATATTTCAGTTTGTGCATCCCTTAGCTTTAATTCAAAGAAATGGTGATATCGTATGGAGCAATTCTATATTTACTGAATTGAAATCTAATGAAGAATCATCAAATAAAAACATTTTAAGTATAGCTAGGGGTATAAATTTAGGTCGTATATTAAACGACAAGGAAACACTACACCAAAGATTAAAAATAAAAGGAAAATTATATGATACTTATGCAACTAAAATTAATTTAGAAGATAATGTAGAATTATATTTAGTGTACTTTAATGATGTTACTGAAATAATAGGTTATGAAACGACAAAAGAAAGTGTTATGTTAATTGAAGTTGATAATTTTACTGAGGCATTAGAAACAACTGAAGAAAGTAATCGACCTTTACTAGTTGCAGAAATAGAAAGAACAATAAATGCATATGCTAATAATTTAAAAGCAATGATAAAAAAGTATGATACTAATAAATATGTTTTATCTATTCAAGATAATTTTATAAAGAAGCAGATTGATGAGAAATTTAAAATACTAGATGAAATTTCAAAAATAGATAAGGGAAATAAGATTGAAGTTACGTTAAGTATCGGTATTGGTAGAGGGGGAATATCTCCAGCTGAAAATGCTAAGTATGCTAATACAGCAAAGGAATTAGCATTAGGTAGAGGCGGAGATCAGACTGTTGTTAAAAGTAATGATGAAATAAAATTCTTTGGTGGAAATACTAAAGAAATAGAAAAAAGAACAAGAGTTAGAGCTAGAGTTGTCGCACATGCTTTAAATGAATTAATATTTGTAAGTAGCAATGTTTATATTATAGGACATAAGAATCCTGATATGGATTGTTTTGGAGCAGCTATGGGATTAGCAAGTGTTATTAAACAATTAGGTAAATCTTGTAAAATTGTATTGCAGAATGATACAAATGCAATAGAATATTATTTGGATAATTTGATGAAAGATCCTAAATATGATGATTTATTTATATCAACAGAAAAAGCAAAAAATGATTTAGATGATGATTCATTGTTTATAATAGTAGATGTTCACAATAAAAGTTATGTATCTGATTTAGAATTAGTTATGAAGGCTAAGAGAAAAGTAATCATAGATCATCACAGGAGAAGTCCTGATATGATTGAGGGTGATATATTAAATTATATAGAGGTATATGCATCATCAACTTCAGAGATGGTTACTGAAATAATTCAATATATGGTTGAAAAGCCAAAGTTAGCTCGAATTGAAGCAGAAGGGTTACTTGCAGGAATTTTTATGGATACTAAAGGTTTCTTGTTTAAGACCGGAGTAAGAACATTTGAGGCAGCATCATTTTTAAGAAAATCAGGGGCAGATACTATAGAAATCAAAAAAATATTTAGTGATGATTTAGAAAATTATTTACTTATTGCAGAAACAATAAAATCTGCAGAAGTAAATGACAATATAGCTATTGCAATATGTCCTAAAAATGTGGATACTGTAATTGTAGCCAAAGCGGCTGATGAACTATTAAATATATCTGGGATAAATGTATCTTTTGTTTTAGCACAAATAAACAATGATATATATATAAGTGGAAGATCAGCTGGGGATATAAATGTTCAGATAGTCCTAGAAACCTTAGGGGGCGGAGGGCATATGAATATTGCAGGTGCAAAAGTATCAGACGCTAAAATTGAAGATGTAGTTTATGACTTAAAAGAAGCAATAAAAAAATATTTAAAGGTGGGAGATTAA
- a CDS encoding MazG-like family protein, which translates to MKKDELNIMTSVKIIENLKAQLLCIVGEFFRLLTKGSNVTRNSILDCISGAISILYVLAEKLGYSFAEVDHVMKENLELGIRAEDEVEKDGKSLSKLKTYINNRKD; encoded by the coding sequence ATGAAAAAAGATGAATTAAATATAATGACTAGTGTTAAAATAATAGAAAATTTAAAAGCTCAATTATTATGTATTGTAGGGGAATTTTTCAGATTATTAACAAAGGGTAGCAATGTTACTCGTAATTCCATATTAGATTGTATTTCAGGCGCGATTAGTATACTATATGTTCTTGCAGAAAAATTAGGATATTCTTTTGCAGAAGTTGATCATGTTATGAAAGAAAATTTAGAATTAGGAATAAGAGCTGAAGATGAAGTTGAAAAAGATGGCAAAAGTCTAAGTAAGCTTAAGACCTATATCAATAATAGAAAAGATTAA
- the rpsR gene encoding 30S ribosomal protein S18 — protein MSREDNRRSGGRARRSKRKVCAFCVDKADSIDYKDINKLRKYVTERGKILPRRISGTCAKHQRQLTDAIKRARNIALLPFTTE, from the coding sequence ATGAGCAGAGAAGATAATAGAAGATCTGGCGGAAGAGCTAGAAGATCTAAAAGAAAAGTTTGTGCTTTTTGTGTAGATAAAGCTGATTCTATCGATTATAAAGATATAAACAAGTTAAGAAAGTATGTTACTGAAAGAGGTAAGATACTTCCAAGAAGAATTTCTGGAACTTGTGCTAAGCATCAAAGACAATTAACAGATGCTATTAAGAGAGCAAGAAACATAGCTTTATTACCATTCACAACTGAATAG
- a CDS encoding single-stranded DNA-binding protein has protein sequence MNKVVLIGRLTKDPELRFTPGAGTAVTTLTLAVDKYNSKSGQKEADFVPVVVWGKQAESTANYMSKGSQMAISGRIQTRNYEAKDGTKRYVTEVVATEVQFLSKSNASGNVGTNYGNNTEYSSSNNPFDDMNFEEDITPVDDGDMPF, from the coding sequence ATGAACAAAGTAGTTTTAATCGGAAGATTGACGAAAGATCCAGAACTAAGATTTACTCCTGGAGCTGGAACAGCAGTAACTACCTTAACATTAGCAGTTGATAAGTATAATTCTAAATCTGGTCAAAAAGAAGCGGACTTTGTACCTGTAGTTGTATGGGGAAAACAAGCTGAAAGTACTGCGAATTACATGAGTAAGGGTAGCCAAATGGCTATAAGCGGTAGAATTCAAACCAGAAATTATGAAGCAAAAGATGGAACAAAGAGATATGTTACAGAAGTAGTTGCTACAGAAGTTCAATTTTTAAGTAAATCAAATGCTTCAGGAAATGTTGGTACTAATTATGGTAACAACACTGAATATTCATCATCAAATAATCCATTTGATGATATGAACTTTGAAGAAGACATAACTCCAGTAGATGATGGAGATATGCCATTCTAA
- the rpsF gene encoding 30S ribosomal protein S6: MRKYETIFIQHPSFDEETVKTNIEKFKGVIENGGGTIENVDFWGKRKLAYEISKVSDGYYTLVSFNAGPELPKELDRVFRITDGIIRHIIVKEEV; the protein is encoded by the coding sequence ATGAGAAAGTATGAAACTATATTTATACAACATCCATCATTCGATGAAGAAACTGTAAAAACAAACATCGAAAAGTTTAAAGGTGTTATAGAAAATGGTGGAGGAACAATCGAAAACGTTGATTTCTGGGGTAAGAGAAAACTTGCTTATGAAATATCAAAGGTTAGCGATGGTTACTACACTTTAGTTAGCTTTAATGCTGGTCCTGAATTACCAAAAGAATTAGATAGAGTATTCAGAATTACTGATGGTATAATCAGACATATCATTGTTAAAGAAGAAGTTTAA
- a CDS encoding DUF951 domain-containing protein: protein MIETFELGEIVKMKKQHPCGSYEFEIIRLGADIKIKCTGCGRIIMLPRSKFQTRAKKVKKTED, encoded by the coding sequence ATGATAGAAACATTTGAACTTGGTGAAATAGTAAAAATGAAAAAACAACACCCATGTGGTTCATATGAATTTGAAATTATTAGATTAGGAGCAGATATAAAAATAAAATGTACAGGATGCGGTAGAATAATAATGCTTCCTAGAAGTAAATTTCAAACAAGAGCAAAAAAGGTAAAAAAAACTGAAGATTAG